One part of the Ignisphaera cupida genome encodes these proteins:
- a CDS encoding transaldolase family protein has protein sequence MSSKIQKDVVVKIIKSAEPEKLVLPIPPRVDHADHIIKTALMGWTKLAADHVLHPEFAKNAREIFSSLIRRVEQMLKSEKVFDSSGKLYEEVVLRRARIYDTLFEIVFNLGGVESKWAGYSSEDVENYIRYLTNAMNYFETLEREELGYPTIMEVVVELQLSELMKVNKGKSLVAKVAQDVSKSIDKNSIAKSYINAMLNQIKTLFYRKAYENGLCKFGNDYALGLRFLRHLGFVQVSTNPVLASIAYNDDPELLEKFKKYAKEVLAKEHPEWFKDPEKYADDIAMEATRFALMDNFYVFRVPFILSKYHDGLVSYQLNPLIAHDAEKSVEAVKVFATRLEKDLSVYDEYLWWGYNVSEKGRPDLVVKVAAAYPAAMEIAERINEMGVGQNITVSFTVSQEVLIAFAAIKGMAKAIRKGIIPTQTYDTNMGGRLEDHLREETAAQLLLKALEKADEGKRNAVLDKLAKGLGVKDDVWLEMKKKDLKSVANFLCSRRVLGRNLLRDPFVDALVELGLYGSRDEALSNLQPLEEALRLSGTFVAQRVYEILFAPWNKEKWINYLIKEFGLTRDEAETVMDRIDLLPASKRKPVDTLYTFASRNMTNTEFPDHQLNVVEEVTKKSISLDDLRESIYQQLPRKYLEILMQIEDFVKAYEASPEVNELLRKVGIDRDYGNRGVSPGDWPAYGPSAKTMHEFTDEYLAFRSRVVEAVKKL, from the coding sequence TTGAGTTCTAAGATACAAAAAGATGTTGTTGTCAAGATAATTAAAAGTGCAGAACCAGAAAAACTTGTGTTGCCTATCCCTCCCCGTGTTGATCATGCTGATCACATAATTAAAACAGCTTTAATGGGCTGGACAAAGTTAGCGGCAGACCATGTACTTCATCCAGAGTTTGCTAAAAATGCTAGGGAAATCTTCTCATCATTGATAAGAAGAGTTGAGCAAATGCTGAAAAGTGAAAAGGTTTTTGATTCTAGTGGCAAGCTTTATGAAGAAGTTGTTTTGAGGAGAGCAAGAATATATGATACATTATTTGAGATTGTTTTCAATTTGGGTGGAGTTGAAAGTAAGTGGGCTGGTTATAGCAGTGAGGATGTGGAGAACTACATAAGGTATTTAACTAATGCTATGAATTATTTCGAGACTCTTGAAAGAGAGGAGCTTGGATATCCAACAATAATGGAGGTTGTGGTAGAGCTTCAACTAAGTGAATTGATGAAGGTTAATAAGGGGAAGAGCCTAGTTGCAAAAGTTGCTCAAGATGTTTCAAAAAGCATTGACAAAAATTCAATTGCTAAAAGCTACATCAATGCTATGCTTAATCAGATAAAGACATTGTTTTATCGTAAAGCCTATGAAAATGGTTTATGCAAATTTGGAAACGACTATGCGCTAGGTCTTAGATTCTTGAGACACCTAGGTTTTGTGCAGGTATCAACTAATCCAGTATTGGCTTCAATAGCATATAACGATGATCCAGAGCTTCTTGAGAAATTCAAGAAGTATGCTAAAGAGGTTTTAGCAAAGGAGCATCCAGAATGGTTTAAGGATCCCGAGAAATATGCTGATGATATTGCGATGGAGGCTACAAGATTTGCTCTCATGGACAATTTCTATGTGTTTAGAGTGCCATTTATATTGTCTAAGTATCATGATGGGCTAGTAAGCTATCAGCTAAATCCACTTATAGCACATGATGCTGAAAAAAGTGTTGAAGCTGTAAAGGTGTTTGCTACAAGATTGGAAAAGGATCTTTCTGTTTATGATGAGTATCTTTGGTGGGGCTACAATGTATCTGAAAAAGGTAGACCAGATCTTGTTGTCAAGGTTGCAGCAGCTTATCCAGCTGCTATGGAAATTGCTGAAAGGATAAATGAAATGGGTGTTGGCCAAAATATTACAGTTAGCTTTACAGTTTCTCAAGAGGTTCTAATAGCCTTTGCAGCAATAAAGGGTATGGCAAAAGCTATTAGAAAAGGCATTATACCAACACAAACTTATGATACTAACATGGGTGGAAGGCTAGAGGATCACTTAAGAGAAGAAACAGCTGCACAGTTATTGTTAAAGGCTTTGGAGAAAGCTGATGAGGGGAAGAGAAATGCTGTTTTAGATAAGCTTGCTAAAGGGTTAGGTGTAAAAGATGATGTGTGGCTTGAGATGAAGAAAAAGGATTTGAAGAGTGTTGCAAACTTCTTGTGTAGTAGAAGAGTTCTTGGTAGAAACTTGTTGAGAGATCCATTTGTAGATGCATTAGTTGAGCTTGGTTTATATGGATCAAGAGACGAGGCTTTAAGCAATTTACAGCCACTTGAAGAGGCTTTGAGATTAAGTGGAACGTTTGTTGCTCAAAGAGTTTACGAGATATTGTTTGCTCCATGGAATAAGGAGAAGTGGATTAATTACCTTATAAAAGAGTTTGGATTGACTAGAGACGAAGCTGAGACTGTAATGGATAGAATAGATCTGCTTCCAGCATCAAAGAGAAAACCCGTAGACACTCTATACACGTTTGCATCTAGAAACATGACAAATACTGAATTCCCAGATCACCAGCTAAATGTTGTTGAAGAAGTTACGAAAAAGAGTATTTCATTAGATGATTTGAGGGAATCCATATATCAGCAACTACCAAGAAAATACCTTGAGATACTAATGCAAATAGAAGACTTTGTAAAAGCATATGAGGCATCTCCAGAGGTAAATGAGCTACTAAGAAAAGTTGGAATAGATAGAGACTATGGAAATAGAGGTGTAAGTCCTGGTGACTGGCCAGCTTATGGACCAAGTGCAAAGACAATGCATGAATTTACCGATGAGTACTTAGCGTTTAGATCAAGAGTTGTGGAAGCTGTAAAGAAGCTATAG
- a CDS encoding radical SAM protein — protein sequence MQGYDPFQLGEATRKSVVRVVGGVEERKYYRFRGGRWYGGIATGDVVGCNLRCKFCWSWRFTHITDKGYFRRPEEAFEKIFAIASRKGYKYVRVSGGEPTLSLNHLQELLKLFSETKYVFILETNGLLIGKEYSLAKMLSNYSNVVVRVSFKGATEEEFNMLTGAKPEFFNYQFKALENLIEVGFKPGEEVYPAIMLSFSTDENYAKFKKRLMEINPRLVESIDEEYVILYPHVIELLKKNKLRPRLAFTPDNIPQCMI from the coding sequence ATGCAGGGTTATGACCCTTTTCAACTTGGTGAAGCAACTAGGAAGAGTGTTGTTAGAGTTGTTGGTGGTGTTGAGGAGAGGAAGTACTATAGGTTTAGAGGTGGTAGGTGGTATGGGGGAATAGCAACAGGAGATGTTGTTGGCTGTAACCTGAGATGCAAATTCTGTTGGAGTTGGAGATTTACACACATCACAGATAAGGGCTATTTTCGAAGACCTGAGGAAGCATTTGAAAAAATTTTTGCTATAGCTAGTAGAAAAGGCTATAAATATGTAAGGGTTAGTGGTGGAGAGCCAACACTTTCACTAAATCATCTGCAAGAGCTTTTGAAGCTATTTAGCGAAACAAAATATGTGTTTATTCTTGAAACAAACGGTTTGTTGATAGGTAAGGAATATTCGCTTGCAAAAATGCTTTCAAACTATAGCAATGTTGTTGTTAGAGTATCGTTTAAGGGGGCTACAGAAGAAGAATTCAATATGTTAACAGGTGCAAAACCAGAGTTCTTCAATTATCAGTTTAAGGCTTTGGAGAATCTCATAGAGGTTGGTTTCAAGCCTGGGGAAGAGGTATATCCAGCAATTATGCTAAGCTTTAGTACTGATGAAAACTATGCAAAATTCAAAAAGAGATTGATGGAAATAAATCCAAGACTTGTAGAGTCTATAGATGAAGAGTATGTTATTCTATATCCACATGTTATTGAACTTTTAAAGAAAAACAAGTTGAGACCCAGACTAGCATTCACACCAGACAACATACCACAGTGCATGATATGA
- a CDS encoding sugar phosphate isomerase/epimerase family protein yields the protein MLYGYIRKNEVDIVARFPWDIGIVSFMVFPELMKTSEGASEKIRVLLEDPYFDLLEVTIIDDGEWRKLYELNKAYGKKFALGLQPVILTRGVNPSPVDESERVRNVEILAKEIRVAGERGYKAVGICSGPNVEGPDREKAKNALIKSLIELASEAAKYNMNLYLETFDVVWDRKRLAGALLETVKIVEKAREQAKNIYIMWDLSHAPLLNESPEILKSYPEFIGHIHIGCAKQVGDKLLDTHPGFYRPGALNTEYDVAKLLTVLSDIKYRGAISFEVRPEEGQHPLEVVNSAKSVLLRAFQLYLQSKV from the coding sequence ATGTTATATGGCTACATAAGGAAGAATGAAGTTGATATTGTGGCTAGATTTCCATGGGACATAGGAATAGTTTCATTCATGGTTTTTCCAGAGCTTATGAAAACATCTGAGGGTGCCTCGGAGAAGATTAGGGTTCTGCTAGAGGATCCCTACTTTGACTTGCTAGAAGTCACGATTATTGATGATGGTGAGTGGAGGAAGCTATATGAACTGAATAAGGCATATGGGAAGAAGTTTGCTTTAGGTCTTCAACCAGTTATTTTAACTAGAGGAGTTAATCCAAGTCCTGTTGATGAATCGGAAAGGGTTAGAAATGTTGAGATTTTGGCTAAGGAAATTAGAGTTGCTGGTGAAAGAGGCTATAAAGCTGTGGGTATTTGTTCAGGACCTAATGTCGAGGGGCCTGATAGGGAAAAGGCTAAAAATGCTTTAATCAAAAGCCTAATAGAGCTTGCTTCTGAAGCAGCTAAATACAATATGAATCTCTATCTAGAAACATTCGATGTTGTCTGGGATAGAAAGAGACTTGCTGGTGCATTGCTAGAAACTGTGAAAATTGTTGAGAAAGCGAGGGAACAGGCAAAGAACATCTACATAATGTGGGATTTAAGTCATGCACCATTGTTAAACGAATCACCTGAAATATTAAAATCTTATCCAGAGTTCATAGGGCATATCCACATAGGTTGTGCAAAACAAGTTGGTGATAAGCTTCTAGACACCCATCCAGGCTTTTACAGACCAGGTGCATTAAATACTGAATACGATGTTGCAAAACTATTGACTGTTTTAAGCGACATAAAGTATAGAGGTGCAATAAGTTTTGAGGTTAGACCAGAGGAAGGTCAGCATCCATTAGAGGTTGTAAACTCTGCCAAGAGCGTACTGTTGCGAGCATTTCAACTTTATCTACAATCCAAAGTGTAA
- a CDS encoding tagaturonate epimerase family protein, protein MYLGKLPRPAFGIRIPDIVASAMLKAFKSLNIAGTFMLSFNRETAPTSYIQSSDPKLFYFGHTGTSIEEYISKGRGLGELYGSVIEIEADHVSIMGSVERALKKIAGVSVAEPLSDSEIEFSLQYIEEEFREVKRVGGVDFVTIDTCELIDYSIDLLSDKDVLDLYENRIDVETRKEMERLYLKAFTFVSGDRQIRIKYDRLSLARLVLKYQKSIEYVKKVLDIIKKYNEKEFGVEVAFDETPKRSEFKDVLFYVLELRRAGIEPDFLAPNIGFRKREDYEDNIEELYNYLRNIHTILYSNNVLISIHSGSGHNPYSDKGFGVWRVVGEATQGMVKYKMSGVFIQLLLEVMSRFPPGSKTRRLYEEIYDGVIEHLRQVVKSKATLYSQELEKLLEKYDKCGECYKNPRADVFRHYFYVFQALRDFNNKRFLRDEVINHYMSTPELQRIYEKEVLSLVERLARSIGYENNLLKYRALVIQ, encoded by the coding sequence ATGTATTTAGGTAAGCTTCCTAGACCAGCATTTGGTATTAGAATTCCTGACATTGTTGCTTCAGCAATGTTAAAAGCCTTTAAGAGCTTGAACATTGCTGGAACTTTCATGCTATCCTTCAATAGAGAGACTGCTCCAACAAGCTATATTCAATCCTCAGATCCTAAACTGTTTTACTTTGGCCATACAGGAACATCTATTGAGGAATATATTAGTAAAGGTAGAGGTTTGGGAGAATTATATGGTTCTGTTATTGAAATTGAGGCTGATCATGTATCTATTATGGGTAGTGTAGAGAGGGCTTTGAAGAAAATTGCAGGTGTTTCTGTTGCTGAGCCTCTTAGTGATAGTGAAATAGAGTTTTCTTTGCAGTACATAGAAGAGGAGTTTAGAGAGGTTAAAAGAGTTGGTGGTGTAGACTTTGTTACAATAGATACATGTGAATTAATAGATTATTCAATTGATTTGCTAAGTGATAAAGATGTTTTAGATCTTTATGAGAATAGAATTGATGTTGAAACTAGGAAAGAAATGGAGAGACTTTATTTAAAAGCATTTACATTTGTATCAGGTGATAGACAAATAAGAATAAAGTATGATAGATTGAGCTTAGCTAGGCTTGTTCTGAAATATCAAAAAAGCATTGAATATGTTAAAAAGGTTTTGGATATAATTAAGAAGTATAATGAGAAAGAGTTTGGAGTTGAGGTAGCATTTGATGAAACTCCAAAGCGTAGCGAATTTAAAGATGTTTTATTCTATGTACTTGAATTGAGAAGAGCTGGTATAGAACCAGATTTTCTAGCACCAAATATTGGTTTTAGGAAAAGAGAGGACTATGAAGACAATATAGAAGAGCTTTACAATTATCTAAGAAACATACACACAATACTATACTCAAACAATGTGCTGATATCTATACATTCTGGTAGTGGCCATAACCCATATTCTGATAAGGGGTTTGGTGTTTGGAGAGTTGTTGGCGAAGCTACACAGGGAATGGTCAAATATAAAATGTCTGGAGTGTTTATACAGCTTCTTCTAGAGGTTATGTCTAGATTTCCACCAGGTTCTAAAACAAGAAGATTATATGAAGAAATATATGATGGTGTTATTGAGCATTTAAGACAGGTTGTCAAGTCCAAGGCAACACTATATTCCCAAGAGCTTGAAAAGCTTCTTGAGAAATATGATAAGTGTGGTGAGTGTTATAAAAATCCAAGAGCTGATGTGTTTAGACATTACTTCTATGTGTTTCAAGCACTGAGAGACTTTAACAATAAGAGGTTTCTAAGAGATGAAGTAATAAATCATTATATGAGCACTCCTGAGCTTCAAAGAATTTATGAAAAAGAGGTGCTGTCGCTAGTAGAAAGATTGGCTAGGTCCATAGGCTATGAAAACAACTTGCTGAAATATAGAGCACTTGTAATTCAGTAG
- a CDS encoding glycoside hydrolase family 2 TIM barrel-domain containing protein codes for MKSWFRPKIILDGFWSFKIDRDFVGDKEEWFKGFKSSDVIYVPSSWNEQNPEWDQYTGVAWYQRDFYVDKLLEGRMAWIIFDGAGYKTSVWVNGKFVGDHEGSFTQFKFRVDEIRFGAFNRVVVRIDNTPSIYSFPPARKLNETAFDFFHYGGIHRSVYLEFVDVCHVNDMTIHTSHAGDLKADISVECNKNFDARLILMDKERTEIISEDIVRGVRPGLLRFERRYDGVKPWSPEEPNLYVFAVEIYVNGVLRDSVYERIGFRSVEVREGRVYLNGKPVFLKGFGRHEDFPVTGKYVPGSVLVRDFYLMRKIGANSFRTSHYPYSNEHLDLADEFGFMVILEPPLCYSGLDRLLSREEVAKLFSSEEYLAKAKKFIEEMIRQHKNRPSVIMYSVMNEPPSDIPEVAEAIKKLAEFFKSIDPSRPVTFASHRSVRDLALGYVDVISLNYYRGWYSEWGDIDKGVEVMINEVEEIHRRYSDKPIIITEFGADAYLGLHSDPPQMWSEEYQAELIKKYVEALTKRSYIIGLHIWNFADFRTPQNPLRTILNRKGIYTRDRQPKLAAQIVSQLFNSIPTYMK; via the coding sequence TTGAAATCTTGGTTTAGACCAAAAATTATCCTTGATGGTTTTTGGAGTTTTAAAATAGATAGAGATTTTGTTGGTGATAAGGAGGAATGGTTTAAAGGGTTTAAATCTAGTGATGTGATATATGTGCCTTCGTCTTGGAATGAGCAAAACCCTGAATGGGATCAATATACAGGTGTTGCTTGGTATCAGAGGGATTTCTATGTCGATAAATTGCTAGAAGGTAGAATGGCATGGATTATTTTTGATGGTGCTGGGTACAAAACTAGTGTGTGGGTAAATGGAAAATTTGTTGGTGATCATGAAGGCTCTTTCACACAGTTTAAGTTTAGAGTTGATGAAATTAGGTTTGGTGCTTTTAATAGAGTTGTTGTTAGAATAGATAATACCCCATCAATATACAGCTTTCCACCTGCTAGAAAACTTAATGAAACAGCATTTGACTTTTTCCATTATGGAGGTATCCACAGATCTGTTTATCTGGAGTTTGTAGATGTTTGCCATGTTAACGACATGACGATACATACAAGCCATGCAGGGGATTTGAAAGCTGATATTAGCGTGGAATGCAACAAAAATTTTGATGCTAGGCTTATTCTCATGGATAAAGAGCGTACAGAAATTATTTCCGAGGATATTGTTAGAGGTGTTAGACCTGGGCTATTAAGATTTGAGAGGAGATATGATGGTGTTAAGCCCTGGAGTCCTGAAGAACCAAATCTCTATGTATTTGCTGTGGAGATTTATGTTAATGGTGTTTTGAGAGATTCTGTTTATGAACGTATTGGGTTTAGAAGTGTTGAGGTAAGAGAAGGGAGGGTGTATCTTAATGGAAAACCTGTGTTTTTAAAGGGTTTTGGAAGACATGAGGACTTTCCTGTTACAGGTAAGTATGTACCTGGCTCAGTTCTTGTAAGAGACTTTTACTTGATGAGAAAAATTGGTGCAAATTCCTTTAGAACATCACATTATCCATACTCAAATGAGCATCTGGATTTAGCTGATGAGTTTGGTTTTATGGTTATTCTAGAGCCACCACTGTGTTACTCAGGTTTAGATAGATTGCTTAGCAGAGAGGAGGTTGCAAAGCTTTTTAGTAGTGAAGAGTATTTGGCGAAGGCCAAGAAATTCATAGAGGAAATGATTAGACAACATAAGAATAGGCCATCAGTAATAATGTACAGTGTTATGAATGAACCTCCAAGTGACATACCAGAGGTTGCAGAGGCTATAAAGAAGCTCGCGGAGTTTTTCAAATCAATAGATCCATCAAGACCCGTAACATTTGCATCTCACAGATCTGTCAGAGATCTTGCACTAGGATATGTAGATGTTATATCGCTTAACTATTACCGTGGCTGGTACTCTGAGTGGGGTGATATAGATAAGGGTGTAGAGGTTATGATAAATGAGGTTGAGGAAATACATAGAAGATATTCAGACAAGCCAATAATAATAACAGAATTTGGTGCTGATGCATATCTGGGGTTGCATAGTGATCCTCCGCAAATGTGGTCAGAGGAATACCAAGCAGAGCTAATCAAAAAATATGTTGAAGCACTTACAAAGAGAAGTTACATAATTGGTTTACACATTTGGAACTTTGCAGACTTTAGAACACCTCAAAACCCATTGAGAACAATATTAAACAGGAAAGGTATTTACACAAGGGATAGGCAACCAAAACTAGCTGCACAAATAGTTTCACAACTCTTTAACAGCATTCCAACATACATGAAATGA
- a CDS encoding carbohydrate kinase family protein, with product MTLRYDLVSVGHALVDIRIVVEKFPGPDEEAKVLSQVWGGGGSAVNIAIDGARLGLKTAIIAKIGFDSFGRIVVDELLREGVDITGLRVSSKGQTGFTIVVIDKNGDITMYGFKGVAEELEPSDVIDDIVASTRYVHIASLRVDTSLKVIEIAKKNSVKVSWDPGRVLSKKGLKELEAIIKQVDIVLLNNMEAAALTGASPDNYREAAKIIKSLGPELVIVKLGARGVYALGNGVDEEVPAIKVSKVVDTTGAGDAFAAGLISGFVRGYSIRKAILYANAVAALKIMRLGSHEAPKHDEVVDYIWEAT from the coding sequence ATGACATTAAGATATGACCTGGTTTCTGTTGGCCATGCTCTTGTAGATATCAGAATTGTTGTTGAAAAGTTTCCTGGTCCAGATGAAGAAGCCAAGGTTTTGAGCCAGGTTTGGGGTGGTGGAGGCTCAGCTGTAAACATTGCTATAGATGGTGCTAGACTAGGACTTAAAACAGCTATAATAGCTAAAATAGGTTTTGATAGCTTTGGAAGAATAGTTGTTGATGAGCTTCTAAGAGAAGGAGTTGACATAACAGGTTTAAGAGTCTCGTCGAAAGGGCAAACAGGTTTTACAATAGTTGTTATAGATAAGAACGGTGATATAACAATGTATGGATTTAAAGGAGTTGCAGAAGAACTTGAGCCAAGTGATGTTATTGATGACATAGTTGCGAGTACTCGCTATGTTCACATAGCAAGTTTAAGAGTTGACACATCGCTAAAAGTTATTGAAATAGCTAAGAAGAATAGTGTTAAAGTTTCTTGGGATCCTGGAAGAGTATTGTCTAAAAAAGGCTTGAAAGAACTTGAAGCAATTATTAAACAAGTTGATATTGTCTTGCTAAATAATATGGAGGCTGCTGCATTAACAGGTGCAAGTCCTGATAACTATAGAGAGGCTGCCAAGATTATAAAGAGTCTTGGACCTGAACTGGTTATAGTAAAGCTTGGTGCAAGAGGTGTATATGCACTTGGAAATGGTGTTGATGAGGAGGTTCCAGCTATAAAAGTAAGCAAGGTTGTTGATACAACAGGTGCTGGTGATGCATTTGCAGCTGGTCTTATATCAGGTTTTGTAAGAGGTTATTCCATAAGAAAAGCCATTCTATATGCAAATGCTGTTGCAGCACTAAAGATAATGAGGCTAGGTTCTCACGAAGCCCCGAAACATGATGAGGTAGTGGATTATATTTGGGAGGCTACATAG